In the genome of Candidatus Latescibacter sp., one region contains:
- a CDS encoding inositol monophosphatase family protein codes for MNESKLVAMNDYFQTATRAARESGRIIKDQFGKLKEITFKGRINPVTDVDLKSEKAIIDIIRSRFPDHDIITEESQLALSGSPYRWIIDPLDGTVNYSHDYPVVAVSVALEIQGTVEIGIVYNPIREEYFHAVKGQGAYMNDEPIHVSKIDTLEKSLLATGFPYEIRERPDNNLAQFNRLIMKTEGIRRDGSAALNLAYTAMGRCDGYWEIIISPWDIAAGTLLVTEAGGKVTDLEERPLSIYKNQVVSSNGHIHSELVEELQKARTIPVSSDKPL; via the coding sequence ATGAATGAATCAAAACTTGTTGCGATGAACGATTATTTTCAAACCGCCACCCGCGCCGCCCGTGAGAGCGGAAGGATTATCAAAGATCAATTCGGGAAACTGAAAGAAATCACGTTCAAAGGCCGTATCAATCCGGTGACCGATGTGGATTTGAAATCGGAGAAAGCCATTATCGATATCATCAGAAGCCGTTTCCCCGATCACGATATCATCACGGAGGAATCCCAGCTTGCGCTCAGCGGCTCACCCTATCGCTGGATTATCGATCCCCTGGACGGTACGGTGAACTATTCCCATGATTATCCGGTGGTGGCAGTCTCTGTAGCGCTGGAAATCCAGGGAACAGTCGAGATCGGTATCGTGTACAATCCGATCCGTGAGGAATATTTCCATGCGGTGAAGGGGCAGGGGGCATACATGAATGATGAGCCGATTCATGTATCGAAGATCGATACGCTGGAAAAGAGTCTGCTGGCGACCGGATTCCCCTATGAAATCAGGGAGCGGCCCGATAATAATCTGGCCCAGTTCAACCGCCTGATTATGAAAACCGAAGGAATACGCCGTGACGGCTCCGCAGCGCTGAACCTTGCCTATACCGCTATGGGGAGGTGCGACGGCTACTGGGAGATAATTATTTCACCCTGGGATATTGCCGCCGGGACTCTCCTTGTGACTGAGGCAGGCGGGAAAGTGACCGATCTCGAAGAACGGCCCCTCTCGATCTACAAAAATCAGGTGGTTTCATCCAACGGCCATATACATAGTGAACTCGTGGAAGAACTGCAAAAAGCAAGGACTATTCCTGTGAGTTCAGATAAGCCTCTATAG